A window from Drosophila yakuba strain Tai18E2 chromosome 3L, Prin_Dyak_Tai18E2_2.1, whole genome shotgun sequence encodes these proteins:
- the LOC122319569 gene encoding uncharacterized protein LOC122319569: MIRPEDRCSQRFLWRDGDDERDPDVYEMNVMTFGAACSPSAAHYVKTMNALKYRDSNPRAVKAITDYHYVDDYVDSFATLSEAISVSTRVKEINKDAGFELCQFSSSSPTVETALGPGRVKSVGWGEAEEKILGMRWQVATDDFRFNVEYHRVPSSVLSSTHRVPTKREYLSLVMATFDPLGFLCCLMVTAKLLLQEIWRQKIQRDEPLPEELSKAFAIWRKEMDAVGQFRCPRHYFGRGAVRAVELHVFVDASQAAFAAVAYWRVTYEDDDVQVSFVSAKTKCATMRTMTIPRLELQAAVLGTRLMNTDKEEHSVEITDLVLWTDSKTVLRWIGSTHRRYKQFVGNRVAEILESSKVSQ, translated from the coding sequence ATGATCCGACCCGAGGATAGATGTTCCCAACGATTCCTCTGGAGAGATGGCGACGACGAGAGAGATCCGGATGTCTATGAGATGAACGTAATGACGTTTGGAGCAGCCTGCTCGCCGAGCGCTGCGCATTACGTGAAGACTATGAATGCCCTGAAGTATCGGGACTCGAATCCGAGAGCGGTCAAGGCCATCACCGACTACCATTATGTCGATGACTATGTGGACAGTTTCGCTACATTGAGCGAGGCTATCAGCGTATCTACCCGAGTGAAGGAGATAAACAAGGATGCTGGATTCGAATTATGCCAGTTTTCATCCAGCTCACCCACCGTGGAGACGGCTTTAGGACCTGGTCGAGTCAAGAGCGTCGGATGGGGTGAGGCTGAAGAGAAGATCCTCGGAATGCGTTGGCAAGTAGCAACAGATGACTTCAGATTCAACGTGGAGTATCATCGAGTGCCAAGCAGCGTCCTGAGCTCCACTCATCGAGTCCCTACGAAGAGGGAATATTTGAGCCTGGTGATGGCAACGTTTGATCCCCTGGGATTCCTGTGCTGCCTCATGGTTACAgcgaagctgctgctgcaagaGATTTGGAGGCAGAAGATCCAGAGGGACGAACCACTACCGGAGGAGTTAAGCAAAGCCTTTGCGATTTGGCGCAAAGAGATGGACGCCGTGGGACAGTTCCGATGTCCGCGCCATTATTTTGGGCGTGGAGCAGTCCGGGCCGTAGAGTTGCACGTCTTCGTGGATGCTAGTCAGGCAGCATTCGCGGCGGTGGCCTATTGGAGGGTCACATATGAGGACGACGACGTGCAGGTGAGCTTCGTGAGTGCGAAGACGAAGTGTGCCACAATGAGAACGATGACGATCCCACGGCTGGAGCTGCAGGCAGCAGTTCTTGGAACCAGGCTGATGAACACTGACAAGGAGGAGCACAGTGTGGAAATCACGGACCTGGTGTTATGGACGGACTCTAAGACGGTGCTGAGATGGATCGGCAGCACCCACCGCCGGTATAAGCAGTTTGTTGGCAACCGAGTGGCGGAGATTTTGGAGTCGTCGAAGGTTTCCCAATGA